One window of the Benincasa hispida cultivar B227 chromosome 3, ASM972705v1, whole genome shotgun sequence genome contains the following:
- the LOC120073126 gene encoding zinc finger CCCH domain-containing protein 38 isoform X2, with the protein MSGSGRKRTSKWDLREDSHLETDSVQQHGWPGKESRPGWISPELASDDGSKWSGMGTTNTISKPKQDWGLLSEEPLPARASHKEDYNNKGYNKNMEGTAEQDCDDKSYGTRMSPGLDGWRRHSSNLSDRNDRSRGRSRSRSWSRSRSRSRSPHSFKRDSGFHDRNRNRSRGSTQLCRDFASGRCRRGNGCQFLHQDNQNLDDSWENRNKKGGRPLRSTPHDFRDHPRGGRSTAQCTDFVKGRCHRGASCKYPHDSAFHELSRGSPNDISRDRDNDRSKEPYFSRGEREPCSSSLVICKFFAAGTCRNGKNCKFSHHSQPRPSPERKSSTDRWEQFQSSDGRDRLWDRTKSSELAGGSDFTQLREDKSEQIASQEPSYTWPSEQKWVHGLNNESKTQWDQTVGIKAVQSNKKDTILSKAEDAGGSMGTSDPRGHRKWPSDDMEMSPDWHYPVQPSSHVVKGDCNIMPESGSKTSMALATLSHAIVQEALAKKQDISIEPITVDNTHFRQNHNLTKDVTISPAFNDKITIDKPIASHAEGNPSSNIVLGQRMTYHTDHPGGIVMNPKVSDGNFRVKQQEEGGSMPGINSGTTITPNIVTSEQITQLTNLSVSLAQYFGNVQPLPQLYTSLNTHSVSETPSFPYSDASVGALGVSMKSGPIIESSKQHDPTLCNSLELKKLEVTKTPSDCLLNSTGQKSTTEVKDGVQIPNLPLSSDSCNKIGISAKETLHGSDAINHGKPAADGEAIKEKNGDGESENKTDPEDSQENDATENANGNDGVHDKKKSKDAKGIRAFKFALVEFVKEVLKPTWKEGHISKDVYKTIVKKVVDKVTGTLQGGHIPQTQEKIDHYLSFSKPKLTKLVQAYVDRVQKTT; encoded by the exons ATGAGTGGAAGTGGCAGAAAACGCACGTCAAAATGGGATTTGAGAGAAGATTCTCACTTGGAAACTGACAGTGTGCAACAACATGGTTGGCCTGGAAAAGAATCACGTCCTGGTTGGATTTCTCCTGAACTTGCAAGTGATGATGGTTCCAAGTGGTCTGGTATGGGAACCACCAATACCATTTCAAAACCTAAGCAAGATTGGGGATTGCTGTCGGAGGAACCTTTACCTGCCAGAGCTTCACATAAGGAGGATTACAATAATAAAggttataataaaaatatggaaGGCACGGCTGAACAGGATTGTGATGATAAAAGCTACGGCACAAGAATGTCTCCTGGTCTAGATGGATGGAGAAGACACAGCTCTAACCTGTCTGATAGAAATGATCGGAGCAG GGGTAGGAGTAGAAGCCGGAGTTGGAGTAGAAGCCGGAGTAGAAGTAGAAGTCCTCATAGTTTTAAGCGGGACTCTGGGTTTCATGATAGAAACAGGAACAGATCCCGTGGTTCAACTCAATTGTGCAGAGATTTTGCTTCTGGAAGATGCAGGCGAGGTAATGGTTGTCAATTTCTTCACCAGGACAATCAAAATCTGGATGATAGCTGGGAAAATAGGAACAAGAAGGGGGGGCGACCTTTAAGATCAACTCCCCATGATTTTAGGGACCATCCCAGGGGTGGAAGATCAACTGCTCAATGTACCGATTTTGTGAAGGGAAGGTGTCATAGGGGTGCCTCTTGCAAGTATCCTCATGACAGTGCATTTCATGAACTGTCACGAGGTTCTCCAAATGATATTAGTAGAGACAGGGACAATGATAGGAGTAAAGAACCATACTTCTCACGTGGTGAGCGTGAACCTTGCAGTAGCAGTCTTGTTATCTGTAAATTTTTTGCTGCTGGAACTTGTCGTAATGGAAAGAATTGCAAGTTTTCTCATCATAGCCAGCCACGTCCAAGTCCAGAGAGAAAATCAAGTACTGATAGATGGGAACAGTTTCAAAGTTCAGATGGTAGGGATCGGTTGTGGGATCGCACAAAATCGAGTGAATTGGCCGGTGGTTCCGATTTCACTCAGTTGAGGGAGGACAAAAGCGAACAAATTGCTAGTCAAGAACCAAGTTATACATGGCCTTCGGAACAAAAATGGGTTCATGGTTTGAATAATGAGAGCAAAACTCAGTGGGATCAAACTGTTGGCATCAAGGCAGTTCAGAGCAACAAGAAGGATACTATTCTGAGCAAGGCAGAAGACGCTGGTGGTTCCATGGGCACTTCTGACCCTAGAGGTCACAGAAAGTGGCCAAGTGATGATATGGAGATGTCTCCTGATTGGCACTACCCTGTGCAACCATCCAGTCATGTGGTGAAAGGCGATTGCAACATCATGCCGGAATCTGGCTCTAAAACTTCCATGGCTTTGGCCACTCTTAGCCATGCGATAGTTCAAGAGGCTCTGGCTAAGAAGCAAGACATTTCCATAGAGCCTATAACAGTTGATAATACTCATTTTCGGCAAAACCATAATCTAACAAAAGATGTTACTATTTCACCAGCATTCAATGATAAGATTACAATCGACAAACCTATTGCTTCACATGCTGAAGGCAATCCTTCTAGTAATATTGTCCTTGGACAAAGAATGACATATCACACTGACCATCCAGGCGGAATCGTAATGAATCCGAAAGTTTCAGATGGAAATTTTAGAGTTAAACAGCAGGAGGAGGGTGGAAGCATGCCGGGAATTAACTCTGGAACAACTATCACTCCAAACATAGTAACCAGCGAACAAATTACCCAATTAACTAACCTTTCCGTCTCTCTTGCACAATATTTTGGAAATGTGCAACCATTGCCTCAATTGTATACCTCCCTTAACACACATAGTGTGTCAGAAACACCTTCCTTCCCTTATTCTGATGCATCCGTGGGTGCTTTGGGAGTATCGATGAAGTCAGGTCCCATAATTGAATCCTCGAAGCAACATGATCCTACTCTCTGCAATAGCTTAGAGCTGAAGAAGCTTGAAGTCACTAAAACACCTTCAGACTGTTTGCTGAATTCCACTGGACAGAAAAGCACTACAGAAGTGAAGGATGGAGTACAGATACCAAATTTGCCTCTATCATCTGATTCTTGTAACAAGATTGGCATCTCTGCTAAAGAAACTCTTCATGGGAGTGATGCAATAAATCATGGGAAGCCAGCAGCTGATGGTGAGGCTATCAAAGAGAAGAATGGTGATGGGGAAAGTGAGAACAAGACTGACCCAGAGGATTCTCAAGAGAATGATGCTACAGAAAATGCAAATGGGAATGATGGGGTCcatgataagaagaaaagtaaGGATGCTAAGGGAATTCGTGCTTTTAAATTTGCACTTGTGGAGTTTGTCAAGGAAGTTCTAAAACCTACATGGAAGGAAGGTCATATCAGCAAAGATGTTTATAAAACCATAGTCAAGAAAGTGGTGGACAAAGTGACAGGTACCTTGCAGGGGGGTCATATTCCTCAAACGCAGGAGAAAATTGATCACtatctttcattttcaaaaccAAAGCTCACTAAACTTGTTCAG GCGTACGTGGACAGAGTTCAGAAGACGACTTGA